The following proteins are encoded in a genomic region of Chloroflexota bacterium:
- a CDS encoding DNA-binding protein — protein MTQLGAFYALGKCGRFVPVRLKTHTDITRGLRSVCEENGIKYGAIDGIGNVRQLNYQLLVPDSKAKHGVRLAEPQVLPGPLELLNLKGVVFQSETGETMIHLHGIFSDNEGKILGGHLAEGGNPVLGTLNAFIVELADAEMVRQMDEDIGIGLCTPIGAFINVNI, from the coding sequence ATGACACAACTTGGCGCCTTTTATGCTTTGGGCAAATGCGGCAGATTTGTCCCGGTAAGGTTAAAAACCCATACTGATATTACCCGTGGCTTGAGGTCAGTTTGCGAAGAAAACGGGATTAAATACGGGGCTATCGATGGCATCGGCAACGTACGCCAGTTAAACTACCAGTTGTTGGTACCCGATTCTAAGGCTAAGCACGGCGTGCGCTTGGCCGAGCCCCAGGTCCTACCTGGTCCTTTAGAACTGCTTAATCTCAAGGGCGTTGTCTTCCAGTCGGAAACAGGCGAGACTATGATTCACCTGCATGGCATTTTCTCGGATAACGAGGGTAAAATATTGGGCGGACACCTTGCGGAAGGCGGTAATCCAGTTCTGGGAACGCTTAATGCCTTCATCGTCGAACTAGCTGATGCTGAAATGGTCAGGCAGATGGATGAGGATATAGGTA